The Microlunatus antarcticus genome window below encodes:
- a CDS encoding F0F1 ATP synthase subunit gamma, giving the protein MPASLRELRERRSSVRTTKKVTRAMELIAASRIVKAQQRAQSSAPYARELTRAVSAVATFSNVEHPLTTEAENPTRAAVLLITSDRGLAGAYSSSVIRQGEELTQLLRENGKTAVPYLAGRKAAAFYKFRQRKVAGAWEGFSEAPSYAQAREIADALIAAFLTPTEEGGVDEIHVVYTRFVSMLTQKAEVIRLLPLEVVEGEEPPADAELLPLYEFEPDAETVLDELLPLYVASRIQYCLLQGAASELASRQRAMKSATDNAQQLIERLTREANQARQAEITQEISEIVGGAAALADASTGSD; this is encoded by the coding sequence ATGCCGGCAAGCCTGAGAGAGCTGCGGGAGCGGCGCAGCTCGGTACGGACGACCAAGAAGGTCACCCGGGCGATGGAGCTCATCGCGGCGTCCCGCATCGTCAAGGCGCAGCAGCGCGCCCAGTCGTCGGCCCCGTACGCGCGGGAGCTGACGCGCGCGGTGTCGGCGGTGGCGACGTTCTCGAACGTCGAGCACCCGCTGACCACCGAGGCGGAGAACCCGACGCGCGCGGCGGTCCTGCTGATCACGTCGGACCGCGGTCTGGCGGGGGCGTACTCGTCCTCGGTCATCCGGCAGGGCGAGGAGCTCACGCAGCTGCTGCGCGAGAACGGCAAGACGGCGGTGCCGTACCTGGCCGGCCGGAAGGCCGCGGCCTTCTACAAGTTCCGGCAGCGCAAGGTCGCGGGTGCGTGGGAGGGCTTCTCCGAGGCGCCGTCCTACGCGCAGGCCCGCGAGATCGCGGACGCGCTGATCGCGGCCTTCCTGACGCCGACCGAGGAGGGCGGGGTGGACGAGATCCACGTCGTCTACACCCGGTTCGTCTCGATGCTGACCCAGAAGGCCGAGGTCATCCGGCTGCTGCCCCTCGAGGTCGTGGAGGGCGAGGAGCCCCCGGCCGACGCCGAGCTGCTGCCGCTGTACGAGTTCGAGCCGGACGCGGAGACGGTGCTGGACGAGCTGCTGCCGCTCTACGTGGCCAGCCGCATCCAGTACTGCCTGCTGCAGGGCGCCGCCTCGGAGCTGGCCAGCCGCCAGCGGGCCATGAAGTCGGCCACCGACAACGCTCAGCAGCTCATCGAACGCCTCACCCGTGAGGCCAACCAGGCACGCCAGGCCGAGATCACGCAGGAGATCTCGGAGATCGTCGGAGGGGCTGCCGCTCTGGCCGACGCCTCCACCGGCAGCGACTAA
- the atpA gene encoding F0F1 ATP synthase subunit alpha, whose protein sequence is MAELTIRPEEIREALDRFVQSYTPDTSSREEVGTVVSSGDGIARVEGLPSAMANELLTFENGTLGIALNLDVREIGVVVMGDSEGIEEGQVVKRTGDVLSVPVGDGYLGRTVDALGNPIDGLGEITDLDGRRQLELQAAGVMDRQEVRQPMQTGIKAIDAMIPIGRGQRQLIIGDRKTGKSAIALDTIINQRAAWASGDPEQQVRCIYVAIGQKGSTVAGIRGQLEEAGALEYTTIVHAPASDAAGFKYVAPYTGSAIGQHWMYQGKHVLIVFDDLTKHAEAYRAMSLLLRRPPGREAYPGDVFYLHSRLLERCAKLSKELGGGSMTGLPVIETKANDVSAFIPTNVISITDGQIFLQSDLFNANQRPAIDVGISVSRVGGAAQIKAMKTVSGSLKLELAQYRDMQAFAMFASDLDPTTRRQLDRGSRLTELLRQPQYSPYPVEEQVVSVWAGLQGLLDEVPVDDVLRFERELLDYLRHNGSALQNIRETKVFDDDTANGLREQIAEFKRGFQTSEGKLLAGREEHDATDPDDVNQEQIVKQRRS, encoded by the coding sequence ATGGCAGAACTGACGATCCGCCCCGAAGAGATCCGGGAGGCCCTGGACCGCTTCGTCCAGAGCTACACCCCGGACACGTCCAGCCGTGAGGAGGTCGGCACCGTCGTCAGCTCCGGCGACGGCATCGCCCGCGTCGAGGGCCTGCCCTCGGCGATGGCCAACGAGCTGCTGACGTTCGAGAACGGCACCCTCGGCATCGCGCTCAACCTCGACGTCCGCGAGATCGGCGTCGTCGTCATGGGTGACTCCGAGGGCATCGAGGAGGGCCAGGTCGTCAAGCGGACCGGCGACGTCCTCTCCGTCCCCGTCGGCGACGGCTACCTCGGCCGTACGGTCGACGCGCTGGGCAACCCGATCGACGGCCTCGGCGAGATCACCGACCTCGACGGTCGACGTCAGCTCGAGCTCCAGGCCGCCGGCGTCATGGACCGCCAGGAGGTCCGCCAGCCGATGCAGACCGGCATCAAGGCCATCGACGCCATGATCCCGATCGGGCGCGGCCAGCGTCAGCTGATCATCGGCGACCGCAAGACCGGCAAGTCGGCCATCGCGCTCGACACGATCATCAACCAGCGTGCGGCCTGGGCGTCCGGCGACCCGGAGCAGCAGGTCCGCTGCATCTACGTCGCGATCGGCCAGAAGGGCTCGACCGTCGCCGGCATCCGCGGCCAGCTCGAGGAGGCCGGCGCGCTGGAGTACACGACCATCGTGCACGCCCCGGCGTCCGACGCCGCGGGCTTCAAGTACGTCGCCCCGTACACCGGCTCGGCCATCGGCCAGCACTGGATGTACCAGGGCAAGCACGTCCTCATCGTCTTCGACGACCTGACCAAGCACGCCGAGGCGTACCGCGCGATGTCGCTGCTGCTGCGGCGCCCGCCGGGCCGCGAGGCCTACCCCGGCGACGTCTTCTACCTGCACTCGCGGCTGCTCGAGCGCTGCGCCAAGCTCTCCAAGGAGCTGGGCGGCGGGTCGATGACGGGTCTGCCGGTCATCGAGACGAAGGCCAACGACGTGTCGGCCTTCATCCCGACCAACGTCATCTCCATCACCGACGGCCAGATCTTCCTGCAGTCGGACCTCTTCAACGCCAACCAGCGTCCCGCCATCGACGTCGGCATCTCGGTGTCGCGGGTCGGCGGCGCGGCGCAGATCAAGGCCATGAAGACGGTCTCGGGCTCGCTCAAGCTGGAGCTCGCGCAGTACCGCGACATGCAGGCCTTCGCCATGTTCGCCTCCGACCTGGACCCCACCACCCGGCGCCAGCTCGATCGCGGCAGCCGGCTGACCGAGCTGCTGCGCCAGCCGCAGTACTCGCCGTACCCGGTGGAGGAGCAGGTCGTCTCCGTGTGGGCCGGCCTGCAGGGGCTCCTGGACGAGGTGCCCGTCGACGACGTGCTCCGCTTCGAGCGCGAGCTGCTGGACTACCTGCGCCACAACGGCAGCGCCCTGCAGAACATCCGTGAGACCAAGGTCTTCGACGACGACACGGCGAACGGGCTGCGCGAGCAGATCGCCGAGTTCAAGCGCGGCTTCCAGACCAGCGAGGGCAAGCTGCTCGCCGGTCGCGAGGAGCACGACGCGACGGACCCGGACGACGTGAACCAGGAGCAGATCGTCAAGCAGCGGCGGAGCTGA
- a CDS encoding F0F1 ATP synthase subunit delta, whose translation MSDTQLHALDGVFDDHAGRAQEGTDTLASDLFAVVDALSSSVALRRAVTDPGAEPERRQALVHAVLDGKVSGTALGVVVDAAGLRWSSGQTFVAALERQAVRAQLLAADRSGALDETEDELFRFARLVESDPELRNALSDRAMPLSARQDLVGDLLSGRAGAATVALARRAVVARERTFAHSIEGYVDLAAAQKNRVVATVRVARPLDDDQRRRLQAALARQVGRDLVLQEVVDPDVLGGVRVELGDEVVEGTVAGRLDEAQRLFGTA comes from the coding sequence GTGAGCGACACCCAGCTGCACGCGCTCGACGGGGTCTTCGACGACCACGCCGGGCGGGCGCAGGAGGGCACCGACACCCTGGCGTCCGACCTCTTCGCCGTCGTGGACGCGCTCAGCTCCTCCGTCGCGCTGCGCCGGGCCGTCACCGACCCCGGTGCCGAGCCGGAACGGCGTCAGGCGCTGGTGCACGCGGTGCTCGACGGCAAGGTGTCGGGCACGGCCCTGGGCGTGGTCGTGGACGCCGCGGGCCTGCGGTGGTCGAGCGGTCAGACGTTCGTCGCCGCGCTCGAGCGCCAGGCGGTCCGCGCCCAGCTGCTGGCCGCCGACCGTTCCGGTGCGCTGGACGAGACCGAGGACGAGCTGTTCCGCTTCGCGCGGCTGGTCGAGTCCGACCCGGAGCTGCGCAACGCGCTCTCCGACCGGGCCATGCCCCTGTCGGCGCGGCAGGACCTCGTGGGCGACCTCCTCTCCGGTCGGGCCGGTGCCGCCACGGTGGCGCTCGCCCGTCGCGCGGTCGTGGCGCGCGAGCGGACCTTCGCCCACTCGATCGAGGGCTACGTCGACCTCGCCGCCGCGCAGAAGAACCGCGTGGTGGCGACGGTCCGGGTCGCCCGCCCGCTCGACGACGACCAGCGTCGCCGCCTCCAGGCCGCGCTGGCCCGGCAGGTCGGCCGCGACCTCGTGCTGCAGGAGGTCGTCGACCCCGACGTCCTCGGCGGCGTCCGTGTGGAGCTCGGCGACGAGGTCGTCGAGGGCACGGTGGCCGGCCGGCTCGACGAGGCGCAGCGACTGTTCGGCACCGCGTAA
- a CDS encoding F0F1 ATP synthase subunit B: MTPLLIPLAENPLLPAPFEIVAAIVFALLLWFLIAKYVVPGFEKTYAERTEAIQGGIEKAERAQAEAQDALEQYQAQLAESRSEAARIREDAKTQGSQILAEMREQAQAEANRIRTQTQAQLEAERTQVMTQLRNEIGGMATVLAGRIVGESLDDDERARRTVDRFIADLESRDAGSTADEPSTAGLS, from the coding sequence ATGACCCCGCTTCTCATCCCCCTGGCGGAGAACCCTCTCCTCCCGGCGCCGTTCGAGATCGTCGCCGCGATCGTCTTCGCGCTGCTCCTGTGGTTCCTCATCGCCAAGTACGTCGTGCCCGGCTTCGAGAAGACCTACGCCGAGCGCACCGAGGCGATCCAGGGCGGCATCGAGAAGGCCGAGCGCGCCCAGGCCGAGGCGCAGGACGCGCTGGAGCAGTACCAGGCGCAGCTGGCCGAGTCCCGCAGCGAGGCGGCCCGCATACGCGAGGACGCCAAGACGCAGGGCAGCCAGATCCTGGCCGAGATGCGCGAGCAGGCCCAGGCCGAGGCGAACCGCATCCGGACCCAGACGCAGGCCCAGCTGGAGGCCGAGCGGACCCAGGTCATGACGCAGCTCCGCAACGAGATCGGTGGCATGGCCACCGTCCTCGCCGGGCGCATCGTGGGCGAGAGCCTCGACGACGACGAGCGTGCCCGTCGTACGGTCGACCGCTTCATCGCCGACCTCGAGTCGCGCGACGCAGGCAGCACGGCCGACGAGCCGAGCACCGCGGGCCTGTCGTGA
- the atpE gene encoding ATP synthase F0 subunit C: protein MIPLELTGSLGIVGYGLGAIGPGIGVGLIFAAVIEGTARQPEARGAMLSTAFLGFALTEALAIIGIALAFVFGGL from the coding sequence ATGATCCCCCTGGAGCTCACTGGCTCGCTCGGTATCGTCGGCTACGGTCTCGGCGCCATCGGCCCCGGTATCGGCGTGGGTCTGATCTTCGCCGCCGTCATCGAGGGCACCGCTCGTCAGCCCGAGGCCCGCGGCGCGATGCTGAGCACCGCGTTCCTCGGCTTCGCGCTGACCGAGGCGCTCGCGATCATCGGCATCGCGCTCGCCTTCGTCTTCGGTGGGCTCTGA